A portion of the Pedobacter cryoconitis genome contains these proteins:
- a CDS encoding AtpZ/AtpI family protein, whose protein sequence is MNDEPKEKKSANFVKYTGMGFQMLATIGVFAFAGYKIDQYRNNAQMIYAALLGLLGVIISLYQVIRQLNSKD, encoded by the coding sequence ATGAATGACGAGCCAAAAGAAAAAAAATCAGCAAATTTTGTAAAGTATACCGGGATGGGTTTCCAGATGCTGGCGACCATCGGTGTATTTGCTTTCGCAGGTTATAAAATTGACCAATATAGAAATAATGCTCAAATGATTTATGCGGCATTGCTCGGCCTTTTAGGTGTGATTATTTCCTTATATCAGGTTATCAGACAACTGAATAGTAAAGACTAA
- the atpE gene encoding ATP synthase F0 subunit C, protein MTGSIAAIGAGLAAIGAGVGIGKIGSSAMEGIARQPEAASKIQTAMLIAAAFVEAVALFAVVVALIAN, encoded by the coding sequence ATTACAGGAAGTATTGCTGCAATTGGTGCTGGTTTAGCTGCTATTGGCGCTGGAGTAGGTATCGGAAAAATCGGTAGTTCAGCTATGGAAGGTATTGCTCGTCAACCAGAAGCAGCCTCTAAAATTCAAACTGCGATGTTAATCGCTGCTGCTTTCGTTGAAGCGGTTGCTCTTTTCGCAGTAGTTGTTGCATTAATTGCCAACTAA
- the ruvC gene encoding crossover junction endodeoxyribonuclease RuvC produces the protein MLAEKKERVIMGIDPGTAVMGYGVILEKGSKIELIAMGIVKMNHLDDHFLKLQRIFAKTVGLVEQYKPDVMALEAPFYGKNIQVMLKLGRAQGICMAAALSKDIPITEYAPRKIKQAITGNGSAGKEQVAAMLQQLLKFRETPEFLDATDGLAVAVCHSFQRIPTGGSGKSYSGWDAFAKDNQKRVK, from the coding sequence ATGTTGGCTGAAAAAAAGGAGCGGGTAATCATGGGTATCGACCCCGGAACCGCAGTGATGGGTTACGGTGTAATCCTGGAGAAAGGGAGTAAGATTGAACTGATTGCGATGGGCATTGTGAAGATGAATCATCTGGATGATCATTTTTTAAAATTACAGCGTATTTTCGCCAAAACGGTAGGTTTAGTAGAGCAGTATAAACCAGATGTAATGGCATTGGAAGCTCCGTTTTATGGAAAGAATATACAAGTTATGCTTAAACTGGGCAGAGCACAGGGAATTTGTATGGCGGCAGCATTATCCAAAGATATACCTATCACGGAGTATGCGCCAAGAAAAATTAAACAAGCGATTACAGGAAATGGAAGTGCCGGAAAAGAGCAGGTTGCCGCTATGCTGCAGCAATTACTGAAGTTCAGAGAGACACCTGAATTCCTGGATGCGACCGATGGGTTAGCTGTTGCGGTGTGCCATTCTTTCCAAAGGATACCAACTGGTGGCAGTGGTAAATCTTATTCCGGATGGGATGCTTTTGCGAAAGACAATCAGAAAAGAGTGAAATAG
- the atpH gene encoding ATP synthase F1 subunit delta — MSENKAASRYAKSLIDLSTEQNALEEMKNDMVLIEQVIDQNSELEAILQNPVIPLDKKYSILEGIFSKSVHAITISYLKLLVSKGRAAILFDTTKAFVRQYNTIKGIVTAEVLSAIALTDANKAEIISVVKREIGANEVIIKEKISDKLIGGFILKVGDKQFDASIAGSLNKLKKELAHGVV; from the coding sequence ATGTCAGAAAATAAAGCAGCATCAAGATACGCCAAATCATTAATTGATCTTTCTACGGAGCAAAATGCTTTGGAAGAGATGAAAAATGATATGGTTCTTATTGAGCAGGTTATTGATCAAAACAGTGAGCTAGAGGCTATTCTTCAGAATCCTGTGATTCCTCTGGATAAAAAATATTCTATTTTGGAAGGGATCTTCAGTAAGAGCGTTCACGCAATTACTATATCTTATCTGAAATTGCTTGTCAGTAAAGGTCGTGCTGCTATTTTATTTGATACTACGAAAGCATTTGTCAGACAATATAATACGATTAAAGGTATTGTAACTGCAGAAGTATTATCAGCTATAGCATTGACTGATGCGAATAAAGCAGAGATTATCAGCGTTGTTAAAAGAGAGATTGGTGCAAATGAAGTGATCATCAAAGAAAAGATCAGCGATAAACTAATCGGTGGTTTCATTCTTAAAGTTGGAGACAAACAATTTGATGCCAGTATTGCTGGTAGTCTAAACAAATTAAAAAAGGAATTGGCCCACGGCGTGGTTTAG
- a CDS encoding lysylphosphatidylglycerol synthase domain-containing protein, whose amino-acid sequence MRSDYKRIFSYAIKVTIVAFAFWFIYHKLTSNANLESFRKIISTIPRTEIMAVISLVLLLMLVNWGLEALKWKRLLRKIEKLSLWQSIESVFCGLTLAIFTPNRLGEYGGRVFFLSPKRRIIGVVAMAVGNIGQMVLTNIFGAIALSIFLLRFLHLDYRLNYAIIVLAAMFCLFFLTFFFNIRWLNGLLLSMRFTRKYKKFYSILGRYQKKELFQILMFCLARYIVFSTQYFIMFYWLIADIHYLDILMMVCILFFVQSTLPSLDLFDIGIRSATASYFFSFVTKQDVAVIACTASIWLINIIIPAILGSYFVFKLNFFGSLNRR is encoded by the coding sequence TTGAGATCTGACTATAAACGTATATTTTCCTATGCTATAAAAGTAACTATAGTTGCTTTTGCATTCTGGTTTATCTATCATAAACTCACTTCAAATGCGAACCTTGAAAGTTTCAGGAAGATCATATCTACGATCCCGCGTACAGAAATCATGGCTGTAATTTCCTTAGTATTGTTGTTAATGCTGGTGAACTGGGGGCTGGAAGCACTCAAATGGAAAAGACTGTTGCGTAAGATAGAGAAGCTGAGTTTATGGCAATCTATTGAGTCCGTATTTTGTGGTTTAACACTGGCTATCTTTACACCGAACAGGTTGGGAGAGTACGGCGGGAGAGTGTTTTTTCTTTCCCCAAAACGCAGGATTATCGGCGTTGTAGCTATGGCAGTAGGTAATATTGGCCAAATGGTTCTGACTAATATTTTCGGAGCAATTGCGCTTAGCATTTTTCTGCTGCGTTTCCTGCATTTAGATTACCGGCTCAACTATGCGATTATAGTACTTGCAGCCATGTTCTGCCTGTTTTTCTTAACGTTCTTCTTTAACATCCGCTGGTTAAATGGCTTATTGCTATCCATGCGCTTTACCAGGAAATATAAGAAGTTCTACAGTATCCTTGGGCGTTACCAGAAAAAAGAACTTTTTCAGATTCTGATGTTTTGCCTGGCACGTTATATCGTGTTTAGTACACAATACTTCATTATGTTTTACTGGCTGATTGCTGACATTCATTACCTGGACATCCTGATGATGGTTTGTATCCTCTTTTTTGTACAATCTACGCTGCCCTCTCTGGATTTATTTGATATTGGGATAAGAAGCGCAACTGCGTCTTATTTTTTTAGCTTTGTAACCAAACAGGATGTTGCCGTGATTGCATGTACCGCAAGCATCTGGCTCATAAATATTATTATTCCTGCTATATTAGGTTCATATTTTGTTTTTAAATTAAATTTTTTTGGAAGTCTTAATCGTCGTTAG
- a CDS encoding 5'-nucleotidase, lipoprotein e(P4) family — MIKISFPVALALLLPLGLMAQTNPTVQAAKDYTIAVAWQQHSGEYRALSFQAYNFAKLSLQERLKGADTTKPSCVVVDIDETVLDNSPFQGHEIQKGLSYAPKDWSEWTAKAAADTVPGALGFLKYAHTQKVETFYITNRDQVDYKATLTNLQRLGFPYADEAHLMVKQETSDKEARRQQVLGKYNILLLCGDNLSDFSNVFYREGKNTKEEVDKAQQEFGNHFIVLPNPMYGDWEKLLYKGGHLSETERSKQRIKGLKSY, encoded by the coding sequence ATGATCAAAATCTCTTTTCCGGTGGCCTTAGCTTTATTGCTTCCTTTAGGTTTAATGGCGCAAACCAATCCAACAGTACAGGCCGCCAAAGACTATACCATTGCTGTAGCCTGGCAACAACATTCAGGAGAATACAGGGCACTGTCTTTTCAGGCTTATAACTTCGCTAAACTTTCTTTACAGGAACGCTTAAAAGGTGCGGATACGACCAAGCCAAGTTGTGTGGTGGTGGATATTGATGAAACTGTTCTGGACAATTCTCCTTTTCAGGGGCATGAAATTCAAAAGGGTTTAAGTTATGCACCTAAAGACTGGTCGGAATGGACAGCTAAAGCAGCGGCAGATACGGTACCTGGAGCATTGGGGTTTTTAAAATATGCACATACTCAAAAAGTAGAGACATTTTATATCACTAACCGCGATCAGGTGGATTATAAAGCTACCCTGACTAACTTACAGCGTTTAGGATTTCCTTATGCTGACGAGGCGCATTTAATGGTTAAACAAGAAACTTCTGACAAAGAAGCACGAAGACAACAGGTATTGGGAAAATATAATATATTGCTGCTTTGCGGAGATAATTTAAGTGACTTTTCCAATGTCTTTTACAGGGAAGGAAAGAATACGAAAGAAGAAGTGGATAAAGCACAGCAAGAATTTGGGAATCACTTCATTGTATTGCCTAATCCAATGTACGGCGATTGGGAAAAACTATTGTATAAAGGTGGCCATCTGAGCGAAACTGAAAGGTCAAAGCAAAGAATCAAGGGCTTAAAAAGCTATTAG
- the atpB gene encoding F0F1 ATP synthase subunit A: MDCSHVFDFKVNRLTLVFTLFLALFFVTPLLYAQEDTSKATVTAHAEPEAEKKFNLGKFALHHIADSHSWHVIGDTFIGLPVILYSQGGLVMFNSNEFHGDDEAKLVIERAGQRFVKLHEKIYYASETANAEGEYVELGADHHATNARPLDFSITKNVCTLILSVVVMLLVFLNVANGYKKRAGKSPKGLQSWVEPLILFVRDDIARPNLGHKYERFMPYLLTVFFFIWINNMLGLVPFLPGGANLTGNIAVTAVLSVITLIIVVTNGNKYYWKHIFTPDVPWWLYIVLVPVEIIGVFTKPIALAIRLFANITAGHILMLSLIGLIFVFNSVYVSLVSVPFALFIGAIELLVAFIQAFIFTMLSALFIGMAIEEHH, from the coding sequence ATGGATTGTAGCCACGTTTTTGATTTTAAAGTTAATAGGTTAACCCTTGTTTTTACGCTTTTTTTAGCGTTATTCTTTGTAACACCCCTGTTATATGCACAGGAAGACACATCGAAAGCAACCGTAACCGCTCACGCCGAACCAGAGGCTGAGAAAAAGTTCAATTTAGGTAAGTTCGCCTTACACCACATTGCGGATTCGCATAGCTGGCATGTAATCGGGGATACCTTTATTGGCCTGCCTGTCATTTTGTATTCGCAAGGTGGATTGGTGATGTTCAATTCTAATGAGTTTCACGGAGACGATGAAGCTAAATTAGTAATCGAGCGTGCCGGCCAGCGTTTTGTGAAATTGCACGAAAAGATTTATTATGCTTCTGAAACTGCAAATGCAGAAGGAGAGTATGTAGAACTTGGTGCTGATCACCACGCAACAAATGCACGTCCTCTTGATTTCTCTATTACTAAGAACGTATGTACTTTAATACTTTCGGTCGTTGTCATGCTTTTAGTATTTCTTAATGTCGCTAACGGTTACAAAAAGAGAGCGGGTAAATCTCCAAAAGGATTACAATCCTGGGTTGAGCCACTTATCCTGTTTGTACGTGATGATATTGCAAGACCAAACTTAGGACACAAGTATGAGCGTTTCATGCCATACCTGCTAACTGTGTTTTTCTTTATCTGGATCAACAACATGCTGGGTCTGGTTCCATTCCTTCCGGGAGGAGCTAACTTAACAGGGAATATTGCAGTTACTGCGGTATTGTCAGTAATCACTTTAATCATTGTGGTAACCAACGGTAATAAATATTACTGGAAACACATCTTTACACCTGATGTACCATGGTGGTTATATATCGTATTGGTACCAGTTGAGATCATTGGTGTATTCACTAAACCTATTGCACTTGCCATACGTTTATTTGCAAACATCACCGCTGGTCACATTTTAATGTTATCACTGATTGGTTTGATCTTCGTATTCAACTCTGTTTATGTTTCCCTTGTATCGGTTCCATTTGCATTGTTTATCGGAGCAATTGAATTGCTGGTTGCCTTTATACAAGCGTTTATTTTTACAATGTTATCTGCGTTATTCATTGGAATGGCGATAGAAGAACACCATTAA
- a CDS encoding FkbM family methyltransferase — protein sequence MDNNISKLSLFNPSKLRTLLSLGFKGYLADQGWFKARETKSAVDQNGEAIPWVTYAFIDFIKDRITKQHDIFEFGCGNSTIFYAKNANSVTAVEHDKAWYERNAAIKIPNVEMIYCELVRGGAYSKSAVTTNKKFNIIIVDGRDRVNCCRESVLSLTEDGVIVLDNSERPDYAEAFTFFKAKGFKHLPFTGMSPGVTTSNCTSVFYKSNNCLGI from the coding sequence TTGGATAATAACATATCAAAACTAAGCTTATTTAATCCCAGCAAATTACGCACGTTATTGTCACTTGGGTTTAAGGGATATTTAGCAGATCAAGGCTGGTTTAAGGCCCGTGAAACAAAATCAGCAGTAGATCAGAATGGGGAAGCAATTCCTTGGGTAACTTATGCTTTTATTGACTTTATTAAAGACAGGATCACCAAACAGCATGACATATTTGAATTTGGCTGTGGAAACTCCACGATCTTTTACGCAAAAAACGCCAATTCTGTAACTGCCGTAGAACATGATAAAGCATGGTATGAAAGAAATGCAGCAATCAAAATACCAAATGTAGAAATGATTTATTGCGAGCTGGTCCGTGGAGGCGCTTATTCTAAAAGTGCAGTGACGACCAATAAAAAGTTCAATATTATCATTGTAGATGGCAGAGACCGCGTCAACTGCTGCAGAGAATCTGTATTGTCTTTAACAGAGGATGGAGTAATTGTACTGGACAACTCAGAACGTCCGGATTATGCAGAAGCCTTTACTTTTTTTAAAGCCAAAGGATTTAAACACTTACCTTTTACAGGGATGAGCCCTGGAGTTACGACTTCAAACTGTACTTCGGTATTTTATAAAAGCAATAACTGTTTAGGGATTTAA
- the atpG gene encoding ATP synthase F1 subunit gamma: MANLKEVRIRISSVQSTQQITKAMKMVSAAKLKRATNAIIQLRPYATKLKEILGNLSANLEGSSSPYTEEREPNKVLIVVVSSNRGLAGAFNMNVIKATNNLIAEKYSEQYKNGNVSILAIGKKSQDFYEKRNYNVIGNNNEVYTALTFENVTKITDSIMAGFKNGDYDKVELVYNRFKNAAVQILTTEQLLPLPQNEKAEETHQHQVDYILEPSKEEIVKELIPKSIKIQLFKAVLDSHASEHGARMTSMDKATENAGDLLKALKLSYNQARQAAITTELTEIVSGAAALNG; encoded by the coding sequence ATGGCTAATTTAAAAGAAGTAAGAATTCGTATATCATCAGTGCAGTCTACGCAGCAGATCACCAAAGCCATGAAAATGGTTTCGGCAGCTAAGCTGAAGCGTGCAACTAATGCTATTATACAGTTACGTCCGTATGCTACGAAGCTAAAAGAGATCTTAGGGAATCTTTCTGCCAACCTGGAAGGATCTTCATCACCATATACTGAGGAACGCGAGCCTAACAAGGTGTTAATCGTAGTGGTTTCTTCAAACCGTGGTTTAGCTGGTGCATTCAACATGAATGTAATCAAGGCAACTAATAACCTGATCGCTGAGAAATACAGTGAGCAGTATAAAAATGGTAATGTAAGTATTTTAGCTATTGGTAAGAAGTCTCAGGATTTCTACGAAAAGAGAAACTACAACGTTATTGGAAACAACAACGAGGTTTATACTGCATTAACATTTGAAAACGTAACTAAAATTACTGATTCAATAATGGCCGGCTTTAAAAACGGTGATTACGATAAAGTAGAATTGGTTTATAACCGCTTCAAAAATGCTGCTGTACAAATTTTGACTACTGAGCAATTATTGCCTTTACCACAAAATGAAAAAGCAGAAGAAACTCATCAGCACCAGGTAGATTATATTCTTGAGCCTTCAAAAGAAGAAATTGTTAAAGAATTAATTCCTAAGTCGATTAAGATTCAGTTATTCAAAGCGGTATTGGATTCTCATGCTTCAGAACACGGAGCAAGGATGACTTCAATGGATAAAGCAACAGAAAACGCGGGTGACCTGTTGAAAGCCTTAAAACTTTCATACAACCAGGCACGTCAGGCTGCAATTACCACAGAGCTTACAGAGATTGTAAGTGGTGCTGCTGCATTGAACGGATAA
- the atpF gene encoding F0F1 ATP synthase subunit B, producing the protein MELLVPEIGLVVFQTIAFLLLMFVLAKFAWKPVLAAIKEREHNIDEALNKAELAKQEMVRLAAQNEELMKEARAERDLMLKEAKTLKDSIVNEAKHQAQTEGAKLIEKARIEIENQKKAALAELKDQVSSLSIDIAERVLRNQLADKAKQQDFVADLLKDIELN; encoded by the coding sequence ATGGAATTATTAGTACCGGAAATTGGTTTAGTTGTTTTTCAGACAATAGCATTTCTATTGTTGATGTTTGTTTTGGCCAAGTTTGCATGGAAACCTGTATTAGCGGCTATCAAAGAACGTGAGCATAATATTGATGAAGCTTTAAACAAAGCTGAGTTAGCGAAACAGGAAATGGTACGCTTAGCTGCACAGAACGAGGAATTGATGAAAGAAGCCCGTGCAGAAAGAGACTTGATGCTGAAAGAAGCGAAAACGTTAAAAGATTCAATCGTTAATGAAGCGAAACATCAGGCACAGACTGAAGGCGCTAAATTAATTGAAAAAGCAAGAATTGAAATTGAAAATCAAAAGAAAGCTGCTTTAGCTGAATTGAAAGATCAGGTTTCATCATTATCAATTGATATTGCTGAACGCGTATTGCGCAATCAGTTAGCTGATAAAGCTAAGCAACAGGATTTCGTTGCTGATTTATTGAAAGATATTGAATTGAATTAA
- the atpA gene encoding F0F1 ATP synthase subunit alpha, producing the protein MVEVRPDEVSAIIRQQLSGFKSEAELEEVGTVLQVGDGIARVYGLTKVQSGELVEFETGLQGIVLNLEEDNVGVVLLGPSSTIKEGDTIKRTKKIASIKVGEGMLGRVVNTLGEPIDGKGPIIGQTYEMPIERKAPGVIYRQPVNEPLQTGIKAIDAMIPIGRGQRELVIGDRQTGKSAVCIDTIINQKEFYEAGNPVLCIYVACGQKASTVANVVRTLEENGAMAYTVVVSASAADPAPLQFYAPFSGAAIGEYFRDTGRPALIVYDDLSKQAVAYREVSLLLRRPPGREAYPGDVFYLHSRLLERAAKINANDEIAQAMNDLPESLKGIVKGGGSLTALPIIETQAGDVSAYIPTNVISITDGQIFLESNLFNAGVRPAINVGISVSRVGGNAQIKSMKKVAGTLKLDQAQYRELEAFSKFGSDLDAATKSVLDKGSRNVEILKQGQFSPMTVEKQVAIIYIGTKNLMRSVPVNKIRAFEAEYLQQLELRHPQTLAALKAGKLDDAITSVLETVAKELAGKY; encoded by the coding sequence ATGGTAGAGGTAAGACCAGACGAAGTATCGGCAATTATCAGGCAACAATTGTCGGGCTTTAAATCAGAAGCCGAACTTGAAGAAGTTGGTACCGTATTACAAGTGGGTGATGGTATTGCCCGTGTTTATGGTTTGACTAAAGTTCAATCAGGTGAGCTAGTTGAATTTGAAACAGGCTTGCAAGGTATTGTTTTGAACCTTGAAGAAGATAATGTTGGTGTGGTTTTATTAGGCCCATCGAGCACGATCAAAGAAGGCGATACAATTAAACGTACTAAAAAAATTGCCTCTATTAAAGTTGGTGAAGGTATGTTAGGCCGTGTAGTGAATACATTAGGTGAACCTATCGACGGTAAGGGACCAATCATTGGTCAGACTTACGAAATGCCAATCGAACGTAAAGCTCCTGGTGTAATCTACCGTCAGCCTGTTAATGAGCCTCTTCAAACAGGTATCAAAGCTATTGACGCGATGATTCCTATCGGTCGTGGTCAGCGTGAGCTGGTTATTGGTGACCGTCAGACAGGTAAGAGTGCTGTTTGTATTGATACCATCATCAATCAAAAAGAATTTTATGAAGCAGGTAACCCTGTTTTATGTATATATGTTGCTTGTGGTCAGAAAGCAAGTACTGTAGCAAACGTTGTGCGTACGCTTGAAGAAAACGGTGCAATGGCTTATACAGTTGTTGTTTCTGCTTCGGCTGCTGATCCTGCTCCATTGCAGTTTTATGCTCCGTTCTCTGGTGCAGCAATTGGTGAGTACTTCCGTGATACAGGTCGTCCGGCACTGATCGTTTATGATGATTTATCTAAACAGGCAGTAGCTTACCGTGAGGTATCTTTATTACTTCGTCGTCCACCGGGACGTGAGGCTTATCCTGGAGACGTGTTTTACCTGCACAGTCGTTTATTAGAACGTGCGGCTAAAATCAACGCTAACGATGAGATCGCACAAGCGATGAATGATTTACCTGAATCTCTGAAAGGTATCGTTAAAGGTGGTGGTTCATTAACTGCTTTACCTATTATCGAAACTCAGGCTGGTGACGTTTCTGCTTATATCCCAACTAACGTAATTTCGATTACTGACGGACAGATCTTCCTGGAATCTAACTTGTTTAACGCAGGTGTACGTCCGGCGATCAACGTAGGTATCTCGGTATCACGTGTTGGTGGTAACGCACAAATTAAATCAATGAAAAAGGTAGCTGGTACTTTGAAATTAGACCAGGCTCAATACCGTGAATTAGAGGCCTTCTCTAAATTCGGATCTGATTTAGATGCAGCAACAAAATCTGTATTGGATAAAGGTTCAAGAAACGTTGAGATTTTAAAGCAAGGTCAGTTCTCTCCAATGACTGTTGAGAAACAAGTGGCGATCATTTATATTGGTACTAAAAACCTGATGCGTTCAGTTCCTGTAAATAAAATCAGAGCATTTGAAGCTGAATATTTACAACAATTGGAATTACGTCACCCACAAACATTAGCTGCTTTAAAAGCTGGTAAACTGGATGATGCAATTACATCTGTATTAGAAACTGTAGCTAAAGAATTAGCAGGTAAATACTAA